In a genomic window of Macrobrachium nipponense isolate FS-2020 chromosome 10, ASM1510439v2, whole genome shotgun sequence:
- the LOC135223879 gene encoding methionine synthase-like: MCIGLNCALGAVEMRPFIENIGLNTKSFVICYPNAGLPNTFGEYDETPETTANHIKEFALDGLVNVVGGCCGTTPDHIRAIADTVATIKPRVPPQDLYEGVQLLCGLEPTRITTNTNFVNIGERCNVAGSRKFCRLIKDGNYEEALAIAKMQVENGAQILDVNMDEGLLDGKAAMTRFLNLVATEPDICKVPICIDSSNFEVIEAGLKVTQGKCIVNSISLKEGEDDFLQKARKIKKYGAAVVIMAFDEKGQAVDSENKIKICQRSYKLLTEKVGFNCNDIIFDPNILTIATGIEEHNTYGISFIEATKVIKATCPGARVSGGVSNFSFSFRGKETIREAMHSVFLYHAIKAGMDMGIVNAGCLPLYDDIERELLELAEALLWNTDPEGTEKLLAYAEKNTTQTKSDNLVDDWRLKSVEERLKHSLVKGIDKFIEMDTEEARANTEKYPRPLNVIEGPLMNGMSVVGDLFGSGKMFLPQVIKSARVMKKAVGYLIPFMEEERQRKLKESGSIALESERYNGTIVLATVKGDVHDIGKNIVGVVLGCNNYRVIDLGVMCSCDKILECAIAEKADIIGLSGLITPSLDEMIFVAKEMERLGLQVPLLIGGATTSRTHTAVKIAPRYKHPVVHVIDASKSVVVCSSLMDKTVYDDYIDELNEDYEGIREEHYENLREKKFVSLSEAREKKFSIDWASEPLPVPPKLLGVKAFKDYDLNLLVPYIDWKPFFDVWQLRGKYPNRGYPKIFKDATVGGEAKRVFDDAQRLLSTIIAEGTLKAHGIVGFYPANAVDDDIEVYSDESRSQITARLHGLRQQAAKESHTPFCCISDFIAPKETGIKDYIGMFAVSAGFGTEKLCNQFQADYDDYNIILVKAIADRLAEAFAEELHERVRKDLWGYASEEYLEANDLHRVKYQGIRPAPGYPSQPDHQEKITMWNLMNAEELTGIGLTEALAMTPAASVSGLYFANPKSFYFGVGKIEKDQVSLDGGIIYDNFCHYQTVKVDCIITKHYNSVIL; the protein is encoded by the exons ATgtg CATCGGTTTGAATTGTGCCCTTGGAGCTGTAGAGATGCGtccatttattgaaaatattggcTTGAATACAAAATCTTTTGTGATATGTTACCCCAATGCTGGCCTACCAAATACATTTGGAGAATATGATGAAACACCAGAGACTACAGCAAATCACATTAAAGAATTTGCTTTAGATGGACTGGTTAATGTGGTTGGAGGGTGTTGTGGTACTACTCCTGATCATATAAG AGCAATTGCTGACACTGTAGCAACAATCAAGCCCCGAGTTCCTCCACAGGATTTATATGAGGGAGTGCAGTTGCTGTGTGGTTTGGAACCTACACGGATCACTACCAACACAAATTTTGTTAATATTG GTGAGAGATGCAATGTGGCAGGCTCAAGAAAATTCTGTCGTCTAATAAAGGATGGAAATTATGAAGAAGCTCTTGCTATTGCAAAAATGCAG GTGGAAAATGGAGCTCAAATTTTAGACGTAAATATGGACGAAGGGCTGCTTGATGGCAAGGCAGCAATGACACGTTTTCTGAATTTAGTAGCAACAGAACCTGATATCTGTAAA gTCCCAATCTGTATAGATTCTTCCAACTTTGAGGTAATTGAAGCTGGTTTAAAGGTCACCCAGGGTAAATGTATTGTGAATTCGATATCCCTAAAGGAAGGAGAAGATGACTTCCTTCAAAAAGCTCGTAAGATAAAGAAATATGGTGCTGCAGTGGTTATCATGGCTTTTGATGAAAAAGGTCAG gctGTGGacagtgaaaataaaatcaagataTGTCAGAGGTCTTACAAGTTGCTCACTGAAAAAGTTGGATTCAATTGCAACGACATCATCTTTGATCCAAACATTTTAACGATAGCTACAGGTATTGAAGAGCACAATACTTATGGTATCAGTTTTATAGAAGCTACTAAAGTTATAAAG GCTACTTGTCCTGGTGCAAGAGTCAGCGGAGGTgtaagtaatttttctttttctttccgtgGGAAAGAAACAATACGTGAAGCTATGCATTCAGTATTTTTATATCATGCCATTAAAGCTGGTATGGACATGGGTATTGTGAATGCAGGCTGTTTACCTCTCTATGATGACATTGAGAGGGAACTTCTAGAACTTGCCGAAGCATTATTATGGAACACAGATCCAGAGGGTACAGAAAAGCTACTGGCCTATGCTGAAAAGAATACTACCCAAACAAAGAGTGATAATCTCGTTGACGACTGGAGGTTAAAGAGTGTAGAGGAACGGTTAAAACATTCACTTGTGAAAGGTATAGATAAATTCATTGAAATGGACACAGAAGAGGCAAGAGCTAATACCGAAAAATATCCTAGACCATTAAATGTTATTGAAGGCCCATTAATGAACGGTATGAGTGTCGTTGGAGACCTTTTTGGCAGCGGTAAAATGTTCCTTCCTCAAGTTATTAAATCAGCACGAGTAATGAAGAAGGCGGTTGGGTATTTAATTCCATTTATGGAAGAAGAACgtcaaagaaaactgaaagaatcaGGAAGCATTGCTTTGGAAAGTGAGAGGTATAATGGTACGATTGTTCTAGCAACTGTTAAAGGCGATGTTCATGATATTGGTAAAAATATTGTGGGTGTCGTCCTTGGATGCAATAACTATCGAGTTATAGATCTGGGTGTGATGTGTTCTTGTGATAAGATTTTGGAGTGTGCTATTGCTGAAAAGGCAGACATTATTGGACTCTCTGGACTTATAACGCCATCCCTCGATGAAATGATATTTGTTGCTAAGGAAATGGAGAGATTAGGACTGCAG GTTCCTCTTTTGATTGGGGGAGCAACAACATCCAGAACCCACACAGCAGTAAAGATTGCCCCTCGATATAAGCATCCTGTTGTCCATGTTATTGATGCATCCAAAAGTGTAGTTGTG TGTTCATCTCTAATGGACAAGACTGTGTATGACGATTATATTGATGAGCTCAATGAAGATTATGAAGGGATAAGAGAGGAACATTATGAGAATCTTCGGGAAAAGAAGTTTGTAAGCTTATCAGAGGCTAGGGAAAAGAAGTTCTCCATAGATTGGGCGAGTGAGCCTTTACCTG TACCACCAAAGTTATTGGGAGTGAAGGCTTTCAAAGACTATGATCTAAATCTTCTCGTGCCATACATCGACTGGAAACCATTCTTTGATGTATGGCAACTCCGTGGAAAATATCCAAATAGAGGTTATCCCAAAATTTTTAAAGATgctactgtag GGGGTGAAGCCAAACGTGTCTTTGATGATGCACAGAGACTCCTTTCTACTATTATCGCTGAAGGAACTTTAAAAGCACATGGTATTGTTGGGTTTTATCCAGCTAATGCTGTAGATGATGACATTGAAGTTTACAGTGATGAGTCAAGATCGCAGATTACTGCAAGACTACATGGACTGAGGCAGCAG GCTGCCAAGGAAAGTCATACTCCATTTTGCTGCATTTCGGATTTCATTGCTCCTAAAGAAACTGGAATAAAGGACTACATTGGAATGTTTGCTGTTTCTGCTGGATTTGGAACAGAGAAGCTGTGTAATCA ATTTCAAGCAgattatgatgattataatatcaTCCTAGTCAAAGCAATTGCTGACAGATTAGCAGAAGCCTTTGCTGAGGAACTTCATGAAAGAGTAAGGAAAGACTTGTGGGGCTATGCCAGTGAGGAGTATTTGGAAGCTAATGATCTACATAGGGTTAAATATcag GGCATTCGTCCTGCACCTGGCTATCCAAGCCAGCCTGACCACCAGGAGAAGATTACTATGTGGAACCTTATGAATGCTGAAGAGCTGACAGGTATCGGGTTGACAGAGGCTCTAGCCATGACCCCAGCAGCCTCTGTCTCAGGATTATATTTTGCCAATCCAAAGAGTTTTTACTTTGGTGTTGGTAAAATTGAAAAAGATCAGGTAAGTTTAGATGGTGGCATCATTTATGATAACTTTTGCCACTATCAGACAGTTAAAGTGGATTGTATTATTACAAAGCACTATAATTCTGTGATtctttaa